A window of Mucilaginibacter paludis DSM 18603 contains these coding sequences:
- a CDS encoding DUF4294 domain-containing protein, translating to MKFIGFLLVFCCCLGISKAQEVKPRKPVLGKNDTIRVASAILDNEYVPWLVAPETVVRDARVFKTVDDRNNYFRLRYNVLKVAPYAVYAGNRYRQLERDIATTADKKKQKEMVKICEKEIKDLFNHEIKNMSITQGEILIKLVNRETGDTSYELVKELKGGINAFMFQSVARIFGHNLKQTYDPQEESDIEGILNSAGYKYHRN from the coding sequence ATGAAATTTATCGGGTTTTTATTAGTGTTTTGTTGCTGCCTGGGAATATCAAAAGCCCAGGAAGTTAAACCGCGTAAACCAGTATTAGGCAAAAATGATACCATAAGAGTTGCTTCGGCCATACTTGACAATGAGTATGTGCCCTGGCTGGTAGCGCCCGAAACTGTTGTTAGGGATGCGCGTGTGTTTAAAACCGTTGACGACCGCAATAATTATTTCCGTTTGCGTTATAATGTGCTGAAGGTTGCGCCGTATGCGGTGTATGCCGGTAACCGTTACAGGCAGCTGGAACGCGATATTGCGACTACTGCCGATAAGAAAAAACAAAAAGAGATGGTGAAAATTTGTGAGAAAGAGATCAAGGATCTGTTTAATCACGAAATAAAAAATATGAGTATAACCCAGGGCGAAATATTAATTAAATTGGTTAACCGTGAAACCGGCGATACCAGTTACGAATTGGTAAAAGAGCTAAAGGGAGGAATAAATGCGTTTATGTTTCAATCGGTGGCCCGCATATTTGGCCATAACCTGAAACAAACCTATGATCCGCAG